ATGCCGGGTCCCGGCGTCGGCGCCCGCGGCCGCCCCGACGCCCCGGGCGGCGTACTCGTTGAGGCGGCGGGCGGCGGCCTGGAGCTCGGCGAGCTGTTCGGTGTAGCCGTCGGAGAGGCCGGCCAGCTCGGTGATGATCTCGTCGATGCGCGTCCGGGTGATCACCAGCTCGCCGGCCAGGTTGAGCAGGACGTCGAGGCGGGCCGGATCGACCCGGAAGCCGTGGGAGCGGGCGACGCCGGTGACTTCGGCGCGCGGAGCCGCGGCCTCGGCGGGGGTGCGTTCGAGCTCCTCGAACGCGCCGAGCAGCTCGGCCACCCCGGCGGTCAAATCGCGGATCCGCCGGTGGGTCTCCTCTTCGGTGACCACCTCGCGGCCCTGCTCGATGACGGTCTCCAGTAGCAGGGCGGCGGTGTCGGTCAGCTCGAAGAGCAGATCGATGCCGTCGACGGGCACGGCGTGTTCCAGCTCGTCGGCCCGGCTGAGCAGGTCCTCCATCGCTTTGGCGGTGCGGCTCATGGCGTTGAAGCCCAGCATCGCCGCGGCGCCCTTGAGGGTGTGGGCCTCGCGCATCAGCTCGCGGATCAGCTCGAGGCTGTCGGTTTCGTTCTCCAGCAGCAACAGGTTGGAGTTGAGCTGGTCGATCAGCTCCTCGGCCTCCGCGGTGAAGATGTCGAGCATCTCGGAGCGCACACCGCCGTCAGCGTCGGACACGGCGGCGGCCGGTTCGGCTTCCTCCGGCGGGGGCTCGACCGGGGCGGCGGCTTCTTCCCGTCGCGGTTTGTAACCGCCGAAGAGTTGTTCGGCCAGGCTGTCTTCCTCGACGGGCGGTTTCTCGACTGCGGGTTCGGCGGCGGCCGGTTCGTCGGGCCGACCCGCGGCGGCGGCGAAGGCCGCGCGCACGGTGTGGACGGCCTCGGCGCCCGGAGGCGCACCGGCGCGGCGGGCGTTCTCCAGCTCCTCGTAGGCCGCCTGCCAGAGAGAGTTTACCCGCTCGTCGTCGTGGTTCTCCCGCAAACGGCGCAGCAACTCGACCAGGGCGGTGACGACCTCGGCGTCCGGCGCCTCGGCCTCCAGGGCGTCGGCCAGCTCGGCGCCGCGCTCGAGCAGCTCCCCGAGGGCTTCCTCCGTCGGCGGCTCGGCGCTCGGCAGGTCGGCGAGGCGGTCCAGGGCCTCCTCAACGGCGGCGGGATCTCCCTCGGGCAGGGCCTCGAGGTGGGCGGCCAGGCGCTCCAGCAACACCACCAGGGCGGCGGGGACCTCCTCGGCGGTTAAATCGAGCTTGCCGAGGCGTTCCCGCAGGCGCTCGAAGAAACCTTCCTCGCGGTCGAAGCCGCTCCAGAGTGAGGCCTGCAGACAGCCGTCGACGGCGCGCAGCAGCTCGGGACGCTGCGGTTCGTCGGCGGTCAGCTGCACCGCCAGCTCCTCGAGCAGGGGCTCGAGCTGGGAGCGGTAGTCCTCCAAGGGCCGTTGGTCAGTCATCGTCTCGTTTCCCCGGTTGGTCGTCCAGGTCGGCGAACAGCCTCTCCAGTTCCGTGATCGCCTCGTCCTCCTGCAGGTCGCCCGTTTCGTAGCCCGCGATCATCTCGCCGAGGCGCTCCCGCCAGCGGGCCAGGGCCTGCAGTTCAGCCCGTTTGATCCGGCGCTCCTCGAAGAGGTACTCCTGCAGCCGCTGCTCACCCAGACGGGCGGCCCGGGCGGTATTGTCCAGCCCCAGGCTCAGCGCCGAACCACGGACCGTGTGGGCCAGCCGGTAGAGCTCGTAGTTGGCGTCCTCCACCAGCTCCAGCTCCGGATAGGTCGCCAGCAGCTCGGCGAACCGCCCCAGGTTGGCCCCGGCTTCGGCGATGAAGGTCTGGATCAGCTCGTATCTCGTCCGACTCACGCGCCTTCCCCCCGCCGTCGGCGAGTGCGCCGACTCTTGCGGTAGAGCGGCAATCCGGCGAAATCGACCAACCGAAAGCGCTCGCTGATGCCGAACAGGCTCTCGGAATGGCCGATGAACAGGTAGCCGTCCTCGACCAGGCCGCGGTGGAGCAGTTCGGCGATGCGTTGGATGCAGTCGACCTCGAAGTAGATCAGGACGTTGCGGCAGAAGATGACGTCGACGGGGGCGTCGAAGGGCGGTGGACGCAGCAGGTTGTGACGGCGGGGCCGCACGATCCGGCGCAGGGATTCCCGCAGTCTGCCGAGGTCGGATCCCAGCGGTTCGAGATACCTCTGGCGCAGTCCGGCGGGGATGCGCTCCAGCTCGGAGCGGCGGTAGATCCCGGCGGCGGTACGCTCCACGGCGCGACGGGAGAGGTCCGTGGCCCAGACCTCCAGCTCCCAGTCCCGCCGCGTTCCCAGCACCTCCCGAGCCGTCATCGCCAGGGAATAGGGCTCGTGGCCGCCGGCGCAGCCGGCGCTCCACAGCCGCAGGGTTCGCCGGTCCGCGAAGCCCTTGCGCGAGATGATCGCCGGCAGGACGTACTCCCGCAGCACGTGGAACTGGGGCTCGTTGCGGAAGAAGGAGGTCTCCTGGACCAGCAGATCCTCGAGCAGGGTTTCGTACTCCTCGCCGTCGGACTGTAGTTGGAGGCGGTAGTGGGCGGGGTCGTCGAGCCCCAGGTGCTTCATCCGCCGGGCCACCCGGTTGGCCAGCTGGTAGAGCCGGCCCTTGGAGTAGGCCAGTCCGCTGCGCCTCTGCACCAGTTCGCGCAGAGACTCAAGCTGCGCCAGCTCGGTGCCGGTCAGTCTCTCGACCAGATCGGCCATGCGGGGCCCGGTTAACCTTCCTCACCTTCGTCGTTGACGAGGAACTCGTCGGGGACCTTGAAGTTGGCCAGCTCGGCGAGCAACTGTTCGGAGATCTTGCCCAGGTCCTCGGCGGCCTGGAGGGACTGGTTGACGCCGACGAGGTTCTGTCGGGTGACCTCGCTGATCTCCTCCATCGACTGGACGATGCCTTCGGCGCCCTTGGCCTGCTGCTTCGAGGCCAGGGAGATCTCCTGGATCAACTGGGCCGAGGCGTTGACGTTCTCGGTGATCTCGGTCAGCGAGCCGCCGGCCTTCTCGGCCAGGTCGGCGCCTTCCTCGACCTGCCCGGCGCTGGATTCCATCAGTCGGACGGCCTCGGCGGTCTCGCTCTGGATGCCCTGGATCAGGGTGGCGATATCCTTGGTGGCCTTGGCCGAGCGCTCGGCCAGCCGGCGGATCTCGTCGGCGACGACGGTGAAGCCGCGGCCGGCCTCGCCGGCGCGGGCGGCCTCGATGGCGGCGTTGAGCGCCAGCAGGTTGGTCTGGGTGGCGATGTCGTCGATGACCTCGATGATCTCGCCGATCTCGACGGAGCTCTCCCCCAGGGCCTTGATGCGCTCGGCGGTGCCCTGGACGGTCTCGCGGATGGCCAGCACCGCCCGGACGGCCTCGCCGACCTCCTTCTCGCCCTCGGAGGCGATCTCCGAGGCCCGGTTGGCGGCCTCGGCCGTGGCGGCGGCGTTGTCGGAGACCTGAGAGATCGAGATGCTCATCTCCTCGACGGCCGAGGTGACGTTGGCGATCTGTTCGGCCTGGATCTCCGAGGAGCGGCTCATCTGCTCCGTGGTGGCGATGATCTCGCTGGAGGCCGAGACCACGCGGGAGGATGTCGTGTTGACCCGGGCCATCAGCCGGCCGAGCTGTTCGATCATCAGGTTGAAGGAGTCGCCCAGGGAGCCGACGACGTCGGCGGTCACCTCGGCCCGTCCGGTCAGATCGCCCTCGGCGGCGTCGGAGGTGACGGCCAGCAGGCGCATCATCGAGGCGTTGAGCGCCTCGCGTTCGGTCTCGGTCTGGATCAGCGCCAGGATGCGGTCGAGCATGGTGTTGAGCGATTCGCCCAGGGCCTGGAGCTCGTCGCCGGTCTGGATGTCGACGCGCTGTTGGTAATCACCGGCCGCGATATTCTCGGTCACCTCGGCCAGCTCGGTCAGCGGCTTGGTCAGCCGGGTGCCGAACAGGACGCCGGCGCCCACGGCCAGCACGATGGTCACCGCGGCGATGATGATCGCCGTGTTGCGACCGGTCTGGGCGGCGGCGACCGCCTCGTCGTACTCGATCTCGGCGATCAGGCCGTAGGTCAACTGGGCCTCCTGCACCCGCTCCCAGGCGTCCAGGCCGCGGATGTCCGGCCCGATGGGCACCTCGTAGTAGACGCCCATGACCTCCTCGCCGCGGTAGTTGGTGTAGACGCCGCGGTGGGGGTCGGTCAGCAGGATCTCCCTCTCGGCCAGCTCCCGGGTGGCCCGGGTGTCGATGGCCTGCTCCAGGATCGTCGATTCCTCGCCGAAACGGGAGTCCGAGCGCATCAGGTTGTCCGAGCCGACGATGTAGGTCTCGCCGGTCTCGCCCAGCATCTCGGAGCGGATCAGCAGGGAGTTGATCCGCGCCGGATCGATCTGCACCGCCACGGCGCCGATGATCGTCGTCCCCCCGGGGGCGCGCACCGGGGCGGCGATGAACATCGCCGGGTTGCCCGTCGGCTGGTAGATCTCGTAGTCGACGACGTTGGTCTCCCCGGTCAGCGCCGTGCGCACGCAGACGCCCAGGTTGGTGTCCTTGTAGGGCCCGCCCTTGAGGTTGGTGCCCATCTCCTCGCCGCGCAGCACCGAGTAGAGGACGTCGCCGTTGGTGGCCACCACGTAGACATCCTTGTAGCCGTAGTTGGAGCGGAACTCCTTGAGGAAACGGGAGTAGGGCTCGATGGTCTCGGTGTAGAGCGGGCTGTCCACGTCGCGGCCCAGCTCGACGAACAGGGGCTGGACGAACTGCAGCATCTCGAGGGTGCTGAAGTCCCGGCTGAGGACGGCCACGTCGGAGAAGCGGTCGTAGAAGTAGTTCTCCAGGGCGTCGCCGCGGGAGACGCCGATGGCCTCGAAGCTGTCCAGGGTCTGTTGCTCCTGGGCGTCGGCGTTGATGGCGGTGATGACGATGGTCAGGCCGGCCGCCGGGATCAGGGTCAGCAAGACCGCCATCAGGATGATCTTGCCGCGGACGGACATCCGCCGCCAGAACAGCAATGATTTCAGGGAGAACTTAGCCATCTGCCTCTACCTCCAGCGGTCGACCTTGCTGATTGTTAACCTAATCCGGTGCGATGAGAAGGGATGAGTGCGGGTGCCGCGGTCCGACGGGGGCTGGGGCGGCGGGGTCGGTCGGGTCGGCCCCGCCGCTGTCTCTTCGCCAACAGCAGCCTGACGTTCAGCCTAACCTTCCTCGTCTTCTGCTTCTTCTTCTTCGGCGGGTGCCGCCACCGGGGTGGTCACCGGCGGGCCGGACTGGACGATCTCGCAACTGCGGTGCAGGTCCTCGGGGATGGTTACACCCAGCCGGGCGGCGGCGGTTTCGTTGATCAGCCGGGCGCCGTCGACATTGGTCTCGATCGGCATGGTGCTGATCGGTACGCCGTTGAGCACCTTGATCACCATCTCGACGGCCAGCTCGCCGTGATCCGTGCCGGTGATGCAGTCGCCGAGGAGGGCGCCGTCGTCGCGGACGGTAAAGGCCCAGGTGGCCGTCGTCGGCAGGTCGGTGTTCCGCAGCGTCCACTCCAGCACCTCGGGTCCGGTGATGTGGTCGCCGTTGGCCCGGCTCAGGGTGTGGTAGACG
The sequence above is drawn from the Candidatus Coatesbacteria bacterium genome and encodes:
- a CDS encoding HAMP domain-containing protein is translated as MAKFSLKSLLFWRRMSVRGKIILMAVLLTLIPAAGLTIVITAINADAQEQQTLDSFEAIGVSRGDALENYFYDRFSDVAVLSRDFSTLEMLQFVQPLFVELGRDVDSPLYTETIEPYSRFLKEFRSNYGYKDVYVVATNGDVLYSVLRGEEMGTNLKGGPYKDTNLGVCVRTALTGETNVVDYEIYQPTGNPAMFIAAPVRAPGGTTIIGAVAVQIDPARINSLLIRSEMLGETGETYIVGSDNLMRSDSRFGEESTILEQAIDTRATRELAEREILLTDPHRGVYTNYRGEEVMGVYYEVPIGPDIRGLDAWERVQEAQLTYGLIAEIEYDEAVAAAQTGRNTAIIIAAVTIVLAVGAGVLFGTRLTKPLTELAEVTENIAAGDYQQRVDIQTGDELQALGESLNTMLDRILALIQTETEREALNASMMRLLAVTSDAAEGDLTGRAEVTADVVGSLGDSFNLMIEQLGRLMARVNTTSSRVVSASSEIIATTEQMSRSSEIQAEQIANVTSAVEEMSISISQVSDNAAATAEAANRASEIASEGEKEVGEAVRAVLAIRETVQGTAERIKALGESSVEIGEIIEVIDDIATQTNLLALNAAIEAARAGEAGRGFTVVADEIRRLAERSAKATKDIATLIQGIQSETAEAVRLMESSAGQVEEGADLAEKAGGSLTEITENVNASAQLIQEISLASKQQAKGAEGIVQSMEEISEVTRQNLVGVNQSLQAAEDLGKISEQLLAELANFKVPDEFLVNDEGEEG